A window of Candidatus Xiphinematobacter sp. Idaho Grape contains these coding sequences:
- a CDS encoding glycosyltransferase family 9 protein: protein MKRSKWEPSINRITANILLSMSTLVIRGGAIGDFVLTLPAIRLLRVAFPEAAVDILGCYPAVQLAERRYYARATRNLNSALWASLFTPQAQLNKELYGYFSGFQRVINYIHGPWFSRNLLRIGVQCLIQGSSKINDETHAAYQLARPFKKLSLFLEDPAAQIFLSDQDQQNALHALKNAGCKAPFFAMHPGSGGIHKNWPLVRWKKLFLWVLQKFPDYNLVCVGGEADELALKYFSRQICSPRLRFFDSLPLPILAGLLSQARVFVGQDSGVSHIAAATGIHCILLYGPTNPRVWAPANVLVSVVSCTTPSMADLHFEVVQHAFQSLIHRIE from the coding sequence GTGAAGCGAAGTAAATGGGAGCCGTCCATAAATCGAATTACTGCAAACATCCTTCTTAGCATGAGCACTTTGGTGATTCGTGGGGGTGCAATTGGAGACTTTGTTCTTACATTACCAGCGATCCGGCTGCTTCGAGTAGCGTTTCCAGAAGCAGCAGTGGATATTCTAGGTTGTTATCCTGCCGTCCAGCTCGCTGAGAGGCGATATTACGCGCGGGCAACGCGCAACTTAAACAGCGCTTTGTGGGCGAGCCTTTTCACTCCACAAGCACAGCTAAATAAGGAACTCTACGGATATTTTTCTGGATTTCAGAGAGTTATTAACTACATTCACGGTCCTTGGTTTTCCAGAAATCTTCTTCGTATCGGAGTGCAGTGCCTCATCCAGGGATCTTCAAAAATCAACGATGAAACACATGCTGCCTATCAGCTAGCACGGCCGTTTAAAAAGCTGTCTCTCTTCCTAGAGGACCCAGCCGCTCAGATTTTTTTATCTGATCAGGACCAACAAAATGCTCTGCATGCACTCAAGAATGCAGGATGTAAAGCACCTTTTTTTGCGATGCACCCAGGTAGTGGTGGAATACATAAGAATTGGCCACTCGTCCGCTGGAAAAAACTTTTTTTGTGGGTTCTTCAAAAATTTCCCGATTATAACTTGGTATGTGTCGGCGGAGAAGCTGATGAGTTGGCACTTAAGTATTTCTCTCGTCAAATTTGCTCTCCGCGTCTTCGCTTTTTCGATAGCCTCCCTCTTCCTATCCTTGCTGGACTGCTTTCCCAGGCTCGCGTCTTCGTCGGGCAGGACAGTGGGGTCTCCCACATAGCCGCCGCAACCGGTATTCACTGTATTCTTCTCTACGGTCCTACGAACCCACGCGTGTGGGCACCCGCAAATGTTCTTGTATCAGTTGTATCCTGTACCACTCCTTCTATGGCGGATCTCCACTTTGAGGTAGTGCAACATGCCTTCCAGTCTCTCATACATCGAATAGAATAA
- the lipB gene encoding lipoyl(octanoyl) transferase LipB, with amino-acid sequence MDTPTAEWLGRVPYRESLFFQKYWVEKACSCGEERLLFLEHEPVFTIGKTRDKSSLLDPDHLPFPLHYINRGGQATYHGPGQLVCYPILNLASRGRDLHRYLHFLEGVLIELLREYGLSGERKKGFTGVWIENRKIASIGIGVRQWISMHGFALNVTKGLTGFSSIVPCGISGVVMTSLSQETGLEIDIYEVVEVAKAAFLGLLGNLPDGQF; translated from the coding sequence GTGGACACACCAACCGCAGAATGGCTCGGCAGAGTCCCCTACAGGGAAAGCTTGTTCTTCCAGAAATATTGGGTCGAAAAGGCCTGTTCCTGTGGAGAGGAAAGGCTGCTATTTCTCGAGCACGAACCGGTCTTCACTATCGGAAAAACACGGGACAAATCAAGTCTTTTAGACCCAGACCATCTCCCATTCCCTCTCCACTATATCAATCGAGGTGGACAGGCCACCTATCATGGTCCTGGTCAACTTGTTTGCTATCCTATCCTCAACCTAGCTTCTAGGGGGCGTGATCTCCACAGATACCTCCATTTCCTAGAAGGAGTACTAATTGAGCTCCTAAGAGAATACGGATTGAGCGGCGAGCGTAAGAAAGGTTTCACTGGTGTCTGGATAGAAAACCGGAAGATTGCTTCCATCGGTATTGGAGTGCGACAATGGATTTCCATGCATGGGTTCGCACTCAATGTGACCAAAGGACTAACTGGATTTTCATCTATTGTCCCCTGTGGAATTTCTGGAGTCGTTATGACCTCTCTCTCTCAAGAAACTGGACTAGAAATAGATATATATGAGGTTGTAGAAGTCGCTAAAGCTGCTTTTCTCGGCCTTTTGGGAAACCTGCCAGATGGGCAATTTTAG
- a CDS encoding efflux RND transporter permease subunit: MKNISEPFIKRPIATSLLMMAISLAGLISYRLLPVSALPSVDFPTIQVTSRYPGADAQAMASLVTAPLEKRLGQISGVASMGSTSSMGTSVITLQFVLGKNMDQSAQDVQTAISAAGGVLPKDMPSPPIYNKVNPADMPILTLAITSDNLPLAKVNDYADSILAQRLSEISGVGLITIQGNQKPAVRVQLNPSALAARGISLEDVRKIITRANTNSPKGSLEGARQSLTIGANDQIRNASELAPLLLSHQGGASVCLQDVAAIEDGVENSLTQAWIANSQRPYQRAVLLDIQRQPGANIIRTADRVKSILPQITRSLPPGVHLSVFSDRTETIRASMQDVQFTLLLTVSLVILVLSLFLRKVGLTLIPTVTLPISMLGTLVFLYFAGFSLDNLSLMALTISAGFVVDDAIVVIENIVRYIEQGEPPITATLKGTRQIGFTVISLSISLIAVFIPLLLMPGIVGRLFREFAITLSCAIAISALISLTLTPTMCSRMLGAPDVYSKKGVSRAQHCFDFFFSRLLQFYRHSLNWILERQRITLLVTAVTTFATVILFSLIPKGFLPLQDTGLLIGVTDASQDVSFSRMVRLQRQISQHLSQDPDVLRVAAFVGTSTVNPTQNMGRFYIVLKPRKDRASAQEIILRLSKTAQRVPSIRLHLQAVQDLQIDTHISRTQFQYTLEDVHSTTLQEWVPKLLDKLKAEPSLTDVATDQQHHGLQLRIAIDRTTASRLNIPIQTIGDTLYDAFGQRQISVIYTDLNQYRIVMENEKGFRNSPRSLEKLYVNPTMGGSLVPIGSLARANVQPAPLIISHYGQFPSATISFNLHPRFSLGEAIHSVERVGVSIGMPKSIQTHFVGSVAEFHFALKKEFFLILSALVTVYIVLGILYESYFHPITILSTLPSAGIGAILALLLCRLELSLVALVGVFLLIGIVKKNAIMMVDFALDARREEHLSARDAIYQASLLRFRPIMMTTATALLGAVPMALGSGLGSELRRPLGVAVIGGLLLSQLITLYTTPVVYLYLDRLEQCIKRWRKRVTASSAPAAI, encoded by the coding sequence ATGAAAAATATTTCAGAGCCGTTTATTAAACGCCCTATCGCTACTTCCTTGCTCATGATGGCTATTTCCCTCGCAGGCTTGATCAGTTATCGGTTGCTTCCGGTCTCTGCATTGCCATCGGTAGATTTCCCGACAATTCAGGTGACATCCAGATATCCTGGAGCAGATGCCCAAGCAATGGCATCATTGGTAACGGCTCCCTTAGAAAAGAGGTTAGGGCAGATTAGTGGAGTGGCCTCCATGGGATCTACTAGCTCCATGGGCACTTCAGTAATTACACTGCAGTTTGTCTTAGGAAAGAATATGGACCAGTCTGCTCAAGATGTGCAGACAGCTATTAGTGCAGCTGGTGGCGTCCTACCCAAGGATATGCCGAGTCCCCCCATCTATAATAAAGTAAACCCAGCAGACATGCCCATTCTGACTCTCGCCATTACCTCAGATAATTTGCCATTGGCGAAAGTTAATGACTATGCAGATTCTATTCTGGCACAAAGACTCAGCGAAATCTCTGGAGTCGGATTAATAACTATTCAAGGCAACCAGAAACCGGCTGTACGAGTCCAATTGAACCCGTCCGCTCTTGCTGCAAGGGGAATCAGTCTAGAGGATGTACGCAAGATAATTACACGTGCCAACACTAACTCCCCCAAGGGAAGCCTTGAAGGAGCCCGGCAGTCATTGACTATAGGGGCTAATGACCAAATTCGAAACGCTAGTGAGCTTGCCCCTTTGCTTCTATCCCATCAGGGTGGAGCGTCCGTATGTTTACAGGATGTGGCAGCGATAGAAGATGGGGTCGAAAATTCATTGACGCAGGCCTGGATTGCTAACTCCCAGCGGCCATACCAACGGGCTGTCCTCCTAGACATCCAAAGGCAGCCGGGCGCCAATATTATCCGCACAGCCGACCGGGTCAAATCTATTCTTCCACAGATTACTCGTTCTTTGCCGCCGGGAGTACATCTTTCTGTTTTTTCAGACCGTACTGAAACAATTCGAGCATCTATGCAGGACGTACAATTTACCCTCTTGCTGACAGTATCTTTGGTTATACTGGTGTTGTCACTCTTTCTAAGAAAAGTGGGTCTTACGCTCATTCCGACCGTAACTCTGCCAATTTCTATGTTAGGTACCCTCGTCTTTCTCTATTTTGCTGGGTTCAGTTTGGACAACCTTTCTCTGATGGCACTGACCATCTCTGCCGGATTTGTAGTAGACGATGCTATTGTGGTGATTGAGAATATTGTCCGCTACATAGAACAGGGGGAGCCGCCGATAACGGCCACTTTAAAAGGGACTCGACAAATTGGCTTTACCGTTATTTCGCTTAGCATCTCACTCATAGCAGTGTTTATTCCCTTATTGCTCATGCCTGGAATAGTTGGGCGCCTCTTCAGGGAATTCGCCATTACGCTGAGTTGTGCCATTGCAATTTCTGCTCTGATATCTCTGACTCTGACCCCTACAATGTGTTCCAGGATGCTGGGTGCACCAGATGTGTACTCGAAGAAAGGAGTATCCAGGGCCCAGCATTGCTTCGACTTTTTTTTCAGCAGGCTTCTCCAGTTCTATCGTCATTCCCTAAACTGGATATTAGAACGCCAACGAATAACCCTTCTGGTTACAGCGGTCACCACCTTCGCTACAGTAATCTTGTTCTCGTTAATTCCAAAGGGATTTTTACCACTTCAGGATACTGGGTTATTGATTGGTGTAACAGATGCCTCTCAGGACGTTTCCTTCAGCAGGATGGTGAGGTTACAGAGGCAAATCTCACAACACCTCTCCCAGGATCCGGACGTGTTGAGGGTAGCGGCTTTTGTCGGCACTAGTACAGTTAATCCCACCCAAAATATGGGGAGATTTTATATCGTACTGAAACCTCGTAAAGATCGTGCAAGCGCGCAGGAAATCATACTTCGCCTCTCAAAGACTGCCCAACGAGTGCCAAGCATCCGCCTACACCTACAGGCGGTGCAGGATTTACAGATAGATACGCATATCAGCCGTACGCAGTTTCAATACACACTGGAAGATGTACACTCTACCACCCTTCAAGAATGGGTGCCAAAACTGCTCGATAAGTTAAAAGCCGAACCTAGCCTTACCGATGTAGCTACCGATCAACAACATCACGGACTCCAGCTCCGTATTGCGATCGACCGCACAACTGCCTCTCGGCTCAATATCCCTATCCAGACTATTGGCGATACGCTTTATGACGCGTTTGGACAACGCCAGATATCAGTAATCTATACCGACCTTAACCAGTACCGCATCGTCATGGAAAATGAGAAAGGTTTTAGAAACTCACCGCGTTCCTTAGAGAAACTCTACGTAAACCCTACCATGGGTGGTAGCCTAGTTCCCATAGGATCTCTAGCGCGAGCAAACGTTCAGCCGGCTCCGCTGATAATTTCTCATTATGGGCAATTTCCGTCAGCGACAATTTCCTTCAATCTACATCCCAGATTTTCTCTTGGCGAGGCCATACATTCTGTTGAGCGCGTGGGAGTATCTATCGGCATGCCAAAAAGCATTCAAACTCATTTTGTAGGCAGTGTCGCAGAATTCCACTTCGCCCTCAAAAAGGAATTCTTCCTTATTCTCTCGGCCCTCGTGACAGTTTATATCGTTCTGGGAATACTCTATGAGAGCTACTTCCACCCCATTACCATTTTATCCACTCTGCCCAGCGCCGGAATAGGAGCTATACTCGCTCTTCTGCTCTGTAGACTGGAACTTTCTCTAGTTGCCCTTGTCGGTGTTTTTCTCCTAATCGGTATTGTGAAAAAGAATGCAATTATGATGGTTGATTTTGCTCTGGATGCAAGGCGCGAGGAACACCTTTCGGCAAGAGATGCAATTTATCAGGCATCCCTCTTACGATTCCGGCCCATTATGATGACGACAGCTACCGCGTTGTTAGGAGCCGTTCCAATGGCTTTAGGGTCTGGGCTAGGATCTGAGTTGCGCAGGCCGCTAGGGGTAGCAGTTATTGGCGGATTGTTACTTTCTCAGCTTATTACTCTCTACACTACACCGGTGGTGTATCTCTACCTTGATAGGTTAGAGCAATGTATAAAGCGGTGGAGAAAGAGAGTAACTGCTAGTAGTGCCCCTGCGGCAATATGA
- the ruvC gene encoding crossover junction endodeoxyribonuclease RuvC, translated as METILAVDPSLRSTGYAILCRDTKVRCLRFGTIRSTAALCLSRCLLSIHQNIAQLIMEYSPVSLAVEAIIFVQNHRTAINMGGVHGAVLLSAAEQGLPVHEYAPRKVKQAVVGYGTAEKYQVAFMVRSILGLAETPPKDVADAMAVGLCHFQANSAALFIGQPSPLV; from the coding sequence ATGGAGACAATTTTGGCTGTAGATCCCTCTTTGCGGAGTACAGGTTATGCAATCTTATGTAGAGATACAAAAGTCCGTTGCCTGCGGTTTGGAACTATTCGCAGCACTGCAGCGCTTTGTCTTTCTAGATGTCTCCTTTCTATTCACCAAAACATCGCGCAGCTCATTATGGAATATTCTCCTGTCTCCCTTGCTGTAGAAGCAATTATTTTTGTGCAAAATCACCGTACTGCTATCAACATGGGTGGTGTTCATGGAGCCGTACTCCTTTCCGCTGCAGAACAAGGGCTTCCCGTCCATGAGTATGCACCTAGGAAAGTAAAACAGGCAGTTGTTGGATACGGAACTGCAGAAAAATATCAAGTAGCCTTTATGGTAAGATCTATACTGGGGCTTGCGGAGACTCCCCCCAAAGACGTTGCTGACGCTATGGCTGTTGGCCTCTGCCATTTTCAAGCCAACTCCGCGGCTCTTTTCATTGGACAGCCCAGTCCCCTTGTCTGA
- a CDS encoding Fur family transcriptional regulator, which translates to MNFENRKQVCAAARKFLENKGLRQTPQRNAIILAAFSTSDHFSAEGLLRMAREIDFSVSRATVYRTLPLLMESGLLRGLDLGNGVQYYDPNFIEHPTHNHLICVDCDKIIEFEDINMELLKNCISRRLGFFPESKVLRIEGHCEELQLHGSCPKRRG; encoded by the coding sequence ATGAATTTTGAGAACCGCAAGCAGGTTTGTGCTGCAGCGCGCAAGTTTTTAGAGAACAAAGGGTTGCGACAAACGCCGCAGCGCAACGCTATCATTCTGGCGGCATTTTCCACTTCTGACCACTTCAGTGCGGAAGGCCTATTGCGCATGGCCAGGGAAATTGATTTTTCTGTTTCCAGAGCCACAGTGTACCGCACTCTGCCACTTTTGATGGAAAGTGGACTCCTAAGAGGGCTAGATTTAGGGAATGGAGTCCAGTACTATGACCCAAACTTCATAGAGCATCCCACCCATAACCATCTGATTTGCGTGGATTGTGACAAAATCATTGAGTTTGAAGACATAAATATGGAACTGTTGAAGAACTGTATCTCCCGTAGGCTAGGATTTTTTCCGGAAAGTAAGGTGTTGCGAATTGAGGGGCATTGTGAGGAATTGCAACTGCATGGGAGTTGTCCGAAGCGCCGTGGATAG
- a CDS encoding efflux RND transporter permease subunit gives MSIAKFFIEHPRGVSLLVAGMLLWGMSAYLFLPISPLPNVDLPTISISTSLPGASPETVALSLAAPLEKRLGQITGLQRMTSSNTLGSSFITLQFDLNRSIDGAAKDVQAAIQAAKSDLPIGTTPPTYHKINLAGTPIGVLAMTSDALPIAQVYELAEDIVARRLSQIIGIGRVPVYGGARTAIRVQAHPALLANMGMGLNELQDFLSHTNSFTPQGFLATGGQFYGLRTNDQLPNALEYRSLVIDQRNEIPVMLSSVARIIDAEENKQHGGWLNGKRAVILPIFKDPNANAICIIKELHRMLPSLRSWLPSGVHLDVVIDRTQTIHESLHNLQWTLALTVALVLVVIFLFLQRWMPTLIAGVAICLSLAVTFGIMALYGFSLNSISLMALTISVGFLIDDAIILTENIVHHIEEGHAPMEAALRSTRQIGFTVISMALSTVSALIPILFMGGIAGRIFQEFSISLSMIILISSIVSLILIPTFCAQCLYEKTLRLHNTFTVWMESSFSKTVACYQAGLILALQHKKFIHVVLLITLVGSLILYKILPKGFFPQQDIGLMFGVTASSKNLSYLALQSKQQRLAEIILADPAIESVLSIIHRGDGSPGSSYLYVSLKPLSERKVNVEKVIRRLRPKLVALPGMALHLFPAQELRTGGRIGMAQHQYALRSDNFSTLLEWAPRLLKKLREHPKLVDVESNQELDGMQMRVRIDHSLAGQLGIQSEQISAALRCAFGQQQVSTVYSSINQSNVILEAGPEFSSNPNSLNKIHIKSSSGNLVPLGTIASFEKEKSLLSVNHEDQSAAVILSFNLKEGVALGKAIAIVEKACSELHIPASIRGEFVGNAKLLKKTSLSQPLLVLAAIAAVYIVLGVLYESLLHPLTILSTLPIASIGALLALLLTGIELSIMAMIGIILLVGIMKRNAIIMVDFAIESQRRRGLSAHDAIYQAAIVRFRPILMTNITALLGALPLAIGRGNGAELRQPLGVTIIGGVLASQVLTLFTTPVIYLTLEHLKGTVTRAQCSFLQWQRGPLSTKIAHLAGFPKGREKQL, from the coding sequence ATGAGTATCGCGAAGTTCTTTATTGAACATCCCAGAGGCGTCTCCCTACTAGTAGCAGGAATGCTTCTCTGGGGTATGTCAGCGTACCTTTTTTTACCAATTTCCCCATTACCCAATGTAGATCTCCCAACTATTAGCATCTCTACTTCCCTGCCGGGGGCTAGCCCTGAAACGGTTGCTTTGTCCCTAGCAGCTCCTCTAGAAAAACGCCTAGGACAGATTACAGGGCTGCAGAGAATGACTTCTTCTAACACTTTGGGTAGTTCTTTTATTACCCTCCAGTTCGACTTGAATAGGAGCATCGATGGTGCTGCAAAGGATGTTCAGGCAGCCATTCAGGCAGCAAAAAGTGACTTGCCTATCGGCACAACACCACCCACGTATCACAAAATAAACCTTGCAGGTACCCCTATAGGAGTACTTGCTATGACCTCCGATGCGTTGCCGATTGCTCAGGTATATGAACTAGCAGAAGACATCGTAGCGCGACGCTTAAGTCAGATTATTGGGATTGGTCGGGTTCCGGTTTACGGAGGAGCACGAACTGCCATCCGCGTACAAGCGCATCCAGCTCTGCTTGCCAATATGGGTATGGGTCTAAATGAGCTACAGGACTTTCTTTCTCATACTAACTCTTTCACCCCGCAAGGGTTTCTAGCAACCGGTGGCCAATTCTATGGACTCCGCACTAATGATCAACTGCCTAATGCATTGGAATACCGATCACTAGTGATCGACCAAAGAAACGAGATTCCAGTCATGCTTTCCTCAGTAGCTCGCATCATTGATGCAGAGGAAAATAAACAACATGGAGGATGGCTTAATGGCAAACGTGCCGTGATCCTCCCCATATTTAAGGATCCGAATGCAAATGCCATTTGCATAATTAAGGAACTTCACAGGATGCTACCTTCTCTCCGTTCCTGGCTACCCTCTGGGGTACATCTGGATGTGGTTATAGATCGCACGCAGACCATTCATGAGTCTCTTCACAATCTTCAATGGACACTAGCTCTAACCGTTGCTCTCGTTCTTGTCGTGATATTTCTGTTTCTCCAGCGATGGATGCCCACTCTCATAGCGGGGGTTGCAATATGCCTTTCTCTCGCAGTTACTTTCGGAATTATGGCACTCTATGGCTTTAGCCTTAATAGTATTTCCTTAATGGCGTTAACTATTTCAGTGGGATTTCTAATAGATGATGCCATAATTCTCACAGAGAACATTGTACACCACATAGAAGAGGGACACGCTCCTATGGAGGCTGCCTTGCGTAGCACAAGGCAGATAGGATTTACGGTGATATCGATGGCCCTTTCAACAGTATCCGCATTGATACCAATTCTATTCATGGGAGGGATAGCAGGACGGATTTTCCAAGAGTTTTCTATTAGCTTGAGTATGATAATTCTTATCTCAAGCATTGTTTCTTTAATTCTCATACCTACTTTCTGTGCCCAATGCTTATATGAGAAAACTCTCCGCCTACACAACACTTTCACCGTGTGGATGGAATCCTCATTTTCAAAAACAGTGGCTTGCTATCAAGCAGGATTAATATTGGCTCTACAGCATAAGAAATTCATCCATGTGGTTCTCTTGATCACCCTAGTAGGTAGCCTAATCCTCTATAAAATACTTCCTAAGGGCTTTTTTCCACAACAAGATATAGGCTTAATGTTTGGTGTAACAGCAAGTTCCAAGAACTTGTCCTATCTAGCTCTCCAATCTAAACAGCAGCGGCTAGCAGAAATTATTTTGGCTGATCCAGCAATAGAAAGCGTACTATCCATCATACATAGGGGAGATGGTTCTCCAGGCAGTAGTTATCTCTACGTTTCTCTTAAGCCTCTTTCAGAACGCAAGGTGAATGTGGAAAAGGTCATCCGTCGCCTCCGACCAAAGCTGGTTGCACTCCCGGGAATGGCACTCCATCTTTTTCCAGCACAGGAGCTTCGCACGGGCGGCCGCATCGGCATGGCCCAGCACCAGTATGCCTTGCGTTCGGATAACTTTTCAACCTTATTGGAGTGGGCACCCCGTTTGCTCAAAAAATTACGCGAGCATCCAAAACTGGTTGATGTAGAAAGTAACCAAGAGCTCGACGGTATGCAAATGCGGGTTCGCATAGATCATAGTCTTGCTGGGCAATTGGGCATTCAGTCTGAGCAGATCAGTGCTGCACTACGCTGTGCATTCGGTCAACAGCAAGTGTCCACTGTATATTCCAGCATTAATCAGTCCAACGTGATTTTAGAGGCTGGTCCAGAATTTTCTAGCAACCCGAATTCTCTTAATAAAATTCACATCAAATCTTCCTCTGGAAACTTAGTGCCCTTGGGCACAATAGCCTCCTTTGAAAAGGAAAAGTCCCTGCTTTCGGTCAATCATGAAGATCAGTCTGCAGCAGTGATACTTTCCTTTAACCTGAAGGAAGGAGTTGCACTAGGTAAAGCCATAGCAATAGTAGAGAAGGCATGTAGTGAGCTCCATATCCCTGCCTCCATCAGAGGAGAATTTGTAGGAAACGCGAAACTCCTCAAAAAGACTTCCTTGTCCCAACCTCTACTCGTTTTGGCTGCCATTGCGGCAGTTTACATCGTCCTGGGAGTACTATATGAAAGTTTACTCCATCCTTTAACCATTCTTTCTACGCTGCCCATAGCCAGCATTGGGGCCCTCCTTGCCCTGCTCCTAACAGGGATAGAGCTTAGCATCATGGCAATGATTGGCATAATCTTACTAGTTGGGATTATGAAAAGGAATGCCATTATCATGGTTGATTTTGCTATTGAATCCCAGAGAAGACGAGGCCTTAGTGCACATGACGCGATTTATCAGGCTGCTATCGTACGATTTCGCCCCATTCTCATGACAAATATAACGGCATTGCTTGGAGCTTTACCACTTGCAATAGGAAGAGGAAACGGAGCTGAATTACGTCAGCCGCTCGGGGTCACCATCATAGGAGGAGTGTTAGCATCGCAAGTGCTAACACTTTTTACAACGCCCGTGATTTATCTGACCCTTGAACATCTAAAGGGAACAGTTACTAGAGCTCAGTGTTCTTTTCTTCAATGGCAACGGGGGCCTTTATCCACTAAAATTGCCCATCTGGCAGGTTTCCCAAAAGGCCGAGAAAAGCAGCTTTAG